In the Lascolabacillus massiliensis genome, one interval contains:
- a CDS encoding FecR family protein yields the protein MNNKRILIKGLLRKMESNDLSEKEVSLIRNLKRNSKTSEAGKLSKRELNRAVKRNKELLLKKRNGSTEVKKNSKLGYRIIIGSAAASAAIILVLTLYNYFLKPSNNLGYEYAQNYIEDQRYSTEKDLKEITLPDGSTVFMNRETSFSLRKESFNEYTREVWLDEGEAFFNITKDESRPFIVHTSNGISTQVLGTSFNIKSYSNLSNQVISVNTGRVQVINENEDKIILDPNYKVTISNSAGQFELGTTDAEAVSDWRSGRIVFENAPISEVAFRIKQVYNLEMVYDETSFGDDFIYTFFTTTSSIDNVLTAICKLTKSTYKIEGSQIFLTK from the coding sequence ATGAATAATAAAAGGATACTCATTAAAGGTCTTCTTCGTAAAATGGAGAGTAATGATCTATCGGAAAAAGAGGTTTCACTTATTAGAAATCTCAAGAGGAATTCTAAGACAAGTGAGGCCGGAAAACTCTCTAAACGTGAGTTGAACAGGGCTGTAAAACGCAATAAGGAGCTATTACTTAAAAAGAGGAATGGCTCAACAGAGGTTAAGAAAAACAGCAAGTTAGGATATAGAATTATAATTGGCTCAGCTGCTGCCTCTGCAGCCATAATTTTAGTGCTAACGCTATATAATTATTTTCTTAAACCATCTAACAACTTGGGTTATGAATATGCTCAAAACTACATTGAGGACCAAAGATATTCTACTGAAAAGGATTTAAAAGAAATTACTCTACCAGATGGTTCCACGGTGTTCATGAATAGAGAAACCAGTTTTTCTTTACGAAAAGAAAGCTTTAATGAATATACACGAGAGGTATGGTTAGATGAAGGTGAAGCTTTTTTTAATATAACTAAAGATGAATCCCGACCTTTTATAGTGCATACAAGTAATGGTATAAGCACACAAGTACTTGGCACTTCTTTCAATATAAAGTCATATTCTAATTTAAGTAATCAGGTTATCTCGGTAAATACCGGAAGGGTACAGGTTATTAACGAAAACGAGGACAAGATTATATTAGATCCTAACTATAAAGTTACAATTTCGAATTCTGCAGGACAATTTGAGCTCGGCACAACAGATGCAGAGGCTGTTTCGGATTGGCGAAGCGGAAGAATAGTTTTTGAAAATGCTCCCATTTCGGAAGTTGCGTTTAGGATTAAACAAGTTTACAATTTAGAAATGGTATATGATGAAACAAGCTTCGGCGATGACTTCATATATACATTTTTCACTACCACATCATCAATCGATAATGTTTTGACAGCTATATGTAAGCTTACAAAATCTACCTATAAAATTGAAGGATCTCAGATTTTTTTAACAAAATAA
- a CDS encoding SusC/RagA family TonB-linked outer membrane protein translates to MTLKTLIRNVLVLFLFQQIGTVAINANVQSITAFPAESLVERIERLNELGKSDGQSVSYNMKDLNGKYAPMIEVETNNMEEWLNKSLADSDLTYEKKEENHYLILSEVSKTTNEVREIKQQSVVTGVVVDINNEPLIGVNILEKGTANGTITDYDGRFSLSTDADATLVFSYIGFESIEIRRNGRNFIEVRLEEDSEMLEEVVVVGYGVQKKVNLTGAVASIDGSELSDRAGYSVSQMIQGKVPGLTITPSSGRPGAGSGINIRGVNSINKGDPLVIVDGIEGDLETINANDIESISVLKDASASAIYGARAAFGVILITTKAGEKGKTEVRYNGQFGWGKNTTSTDYETRGYYSAYLNDLFWRNYAGNNYTTYTEQDYDELWIRRNDKVEHPDRPWTVIDQRDGRDSYTYYANTDWYGYLYNRTRPSTNQNVSLRGGTDAASYFVSAGFHQSDGILKTNTDRFKKIDFRAKTDFKINDKLDFSTNVSYLNNSYTYPGIGGVNNAFTYDKVHGLASLQPENPDGTMVYATSLSRYVIMDGYPMVLKNPGNTNRDKRDQTSLIGELTYKPTKELQFKTNFNYRYNSQGFMNRQTNVEYSKYPGVIETLTTGARFENKLYERVNTHNYYAFNAFGTYTKSLQEKHNLQGMLGYNWERQTYKDLKATGWNLTDDSLSDMNLIGQDADGNKLTDVSGGYNEFAIMGFFGRLNYDYDGKYLLEFSGRYDGTSRFRRDNRWAFSPSASAGWRISDEAFFESAKNWLEDVKLRLSYGTLGNQQVGYYDHLRLISMGTQNNYLFGGDNRPVQASIGAPTTADLTWEKAIHYNAGIDIVTLRNRLSLTADVYIRDTKDMLGESVALPAVYGASAPRANSADLRTQGYELNLSWRDSYEVLGDRLTYGVTLTFNDYISFITKYDNPDKSFAKKHYEGKRLGEIWGYRVGGLFASDAEATEYTSRVDQSYVNEIILQSAGPEGKPRGGDLMFLDLDGDNIIRPGTSVNNPGDQEIIGNSEPRYHYGGTFNVSWYGFDFSAFLQGVGKRDWYPEPNTMAFWHMYARPYATYIPKNFHTQYWTEENPDAYFPRPRGYTALQGERRQLTAVNDRYLQSLAYLRLKNLTLGYTLPKNWMKAVKLENVRLYLTGENLLTWSPGLKSDYIDPESVVTNSIYGDASNLARNYPWSKVYTVGIDIRF, encoded by the coding sequence ATGACATTAAAAACACTAATTAGAAATGTTTTGGTACTGTTCTTATTCCAACAAATTGGAACAGTTGCCATTAATGCAAACGTTCAGAGTATTACAGCATTCCCTGCGGAATCGCTTGTTGAGCGTATTGAACGTCTTAATGAATTGGGAAAAAGTGATGGACAATCCGTTTCTTACAACATGAAGGATTTGAACGGTAAGTATGCACCCATGATTGAAGTGGAGACTAACAACATGGAAGAATGGTTGAACAAATCATTAGCCGATTCAGATTTGACTTACGAAAAGAAAGAGGAAAATCACTATCTGATTTTGAGCGAGGTATCAAAGACTACAAATGAAGTTCGCGAGATTAAACAACAGTCTGTAGTTACAGGTGTGGTTGTAGATATTAACAATGAGCCACTCATTGGTGTAAATATCTTAGAAAAAGGCACCGCCAATGGTACCATTACCGATTATGATGGACGATTTTCTTTAAGTACTGATGCAGATGCTACATTAGTATTTTCATATATCGGTTTCGAAAGTATCGAGATCAGAAGAAATGGGCGAAACTTCATTGAGGTTAGACTCGAGGAAGACTCAGAAATGCTGGAAGAGGTAGTTGTTGTGGGTTATGGTGTACAGAAGAAAGTAAATTTAACTGGTGCTGTTGCCTCCATTGACGGTAGCGAACTTAGTGATAGAGCGGGATATTCTGTAAGTCAGATGATACAGGGTAAGGTTCCCGGACTTACTATTACTCCTTCATCAGGGCGTCCGGGTGCAGGTTCTGGTATTAATATCAGGGGTGTTAACTCTATTAATAAAGGGGATCCACTCGTTATTGTTGATGGTATTGAGGGTGATTTGGAAACTATTAATGCAAATGATATTGAAAGTATTTCAGTATTAAAGGATGCTTCTGCTTCAGCAATTTATGGAGCAAGAGCTGCATTTGGTGTAATTCTGATTACTACAAAAGCGGGTGAAAAAGGTAAGACTGAGGTTCGTTATAATGGTCAGTTTGGTTGGGGAAAAAATACTACTTCAACAGACTACGAAACAAGAGGTTACTACTCTGCCTATCTTAACGATTTATTCTGGAGAAATTACGCAGGAAATAATTATACTACATATACCGAACAGGATTATGATGAGTTATGGATAAGAAGAAACGATAAGGTAGAGCATCCGGACAGACCTTGGACAGTTATTGATCAGAGAGATGGCAGGGATTCTTATACATATTACGCTAATACTGATTGGTATGGTTATTTGTATAACAGAACTCGTCCTTCTACTAATCAAAACGTTTCGTTAAGAGGTGGTACTGATGCTGCATCTTATTTTGTTTCGGCAGGATTTCATCAGTCTGATGGTATTTTAAAAACAAATACAGATAGATTCAAAAAGATTGATTTTAGAGCAAAGACTGATTTTAAAATAAACGACAAGTTGGATTTTTCAACTAACGTTAGTTACTTGAATAATTCATACACATATCCGGGTATAGGTGGAGTTAATAATGCTTTCACCTACGACAAGGTGCACGGACTCGCAAGTCTGCAACCAGAGAACCCCGACGGTACAATGGTATACGCAACTTCGCTATCGCGTTATGTAATTATGGATGGATACCCAATGGTTTTAAAGAATCCGGGCAATACTAACAGAGACAAACGTGATCAGACATCTCTTATTGGAGAGCTAACATACAAGCCTACTAAAGAGTTGCAGTTTAAAACAAATTTCAACTACAGATACAACAGTCAAGGTTTTATGAACCGCCAAACAAATGTTGAGTATTCTAAATACCCTGGGGTGATAGAAACTTTGACAACAGGAGCACGTTTTGAAAATAAACTGTATGAAAGGGTAAATACCCATAATTATTACGCATTTAATGCCTTCGGTACCTACACAAAATCACTCCAAGAGAAGCATAATTTACAAGGTATGTTAGGTTACAACTGGGAAAGACAAACTTATAAAGATCTTAAAGCTACTGGATGGAACCTGACTGATGATTCATTGAGTGATATGAATTTAATTGGACAGGATGCTGATGGCAATAAGCTAACTGATGTTTCAGGTGGTTATAATGAGTTTGCCATTATGGGCTTTTTTGGTAGGTTAAACTATGATTATGACGGTAAATATCTTTTAGAATTTAGTGGTAGATATGATGGTACTTCACGCTTTAGAAGAGACAACAGATGGGCATTTAGTCCTTCGGCTTCAGCAGGATGGAGAATTAGTGATGAGGCGTTTTTCGAAAGCGCTAAGAACTGGCTCGAGGATGTGAAGTTAAGACTTTCATATGGTACATTGGGAAATCAACAGGTTGGTTATTATGATCATCTGAGATTAATATCAATGGGTACTCAAAATAACTATCTGTTTGGTGGGGACAACAGACCGGTACAGGCAAGTATTGGTGCTCCAACAACTGCAGATTTAACTTGGGAAAAAGCAATTCACTATAATGCCGGGATAGACATTGTTACTCTTAGAAACAGACTTAGTTTAACAGCAGATGTGTATATAAGGGATACTAAAGATATGCTTGGAGAGAGTGTTGCATTACCGGCTGTATATGGTGCTTCTGCTCCAAGAGCAAACTCGGCCGATCTTAGAACTCAAGGTTATGAGCTTAATCTAAGCTGGCGCGATTCTTATGAGGTATTAGGCGATAGGTTAACATATGGCGTAACCTTAACATTTAATGATTATATTAGCTTTATAACCAAATATGACAACCCTGATAAATCATTTGCTAAAAAGCATTACGAAGGCAAACGATTAGGAGAAATTTGGGGATATAGAGTTGGCGGTTTATTTGCAAGTGATGCTGAGGCAACAGAATACACCTCAAGAGTTGATCAAAGTTATGTGAATGAAATAATTCTTCAATCTGCAGGTCCTGAAGGTAAACCAAGGGGAGGCGATCTTATGTTCCTTGATCTTGACGGTGATAATATTATACGTCCCGGAACTTCAGTAAATAATCCTGGTGACCAAGAAATAATTGGTAATTCTGAACCAAGATACCACTATGGTGGAACATTTAATGTTTCTTGGTATGGCTTCGATTTCTCAGCTTTCTTACAAGGTGTGGGTAAACGCGACTGGTATCCTGAACCTAATACAATGGCATTCTGGCACATGTATGCAAGACCATATGCAACATACATACCTAAGAATTTCCACACGCAGTACTGGACTGAAGAAAATCCTGATGCATATTTCCCACGCCCAAGAGGCTATACAGCACTTCAAGGTGAGAGAAGACAGCTTACTGCTGTGAACGACAGATACTTACAAAGTTTAGCATACCTTCGTTTAAAGAATCTTACTCTGGGGTACACTTTACCTAAAAACTGGATGAAAGCGGTCAAGCTTGAAAATGTAAGATTATACTTAACAGGAGAGAATCTATTAACCTGGTCTCCAGGACTTAAATCGGATTATATCGATCCGGAGTCGGTTGTTACAAATAGTATATATGGTGATGCAAGCAACCTTGCACGTAATTATCCATGGTCGAAAGTTTATACTGTGGGAATAGATATTAGATTCTAA
- a CDS encoding RagB/SusD family nutrient uptake outer membrane protein, translating to MKTILRNRLFFSLVLIFSAISCNDSLDVMPKDRMIPENFFRNESELQMFSNKFYTQLPGESAIIREGVDHIAKNDMSDELKGTRIIPGSGSGWSWSQLRDINTLLEYSVNCPDREVRNRYDAVARFFRAYFYFEKVKRFGDVPWYDKQLASNDPDLVKPRDSREFIMSKVMEDLDFAIQYLPAGKELYKVTKWTALALKSRAALFEGTFRKYHNLTVDGVGYEYYLEQAAKASEDFINQSGYTLYKGTSTTTAYRDLFASYDARGEEIILARNYNKSLGQSHNANFYTLGVTYGRPGLTKRMVNSYLMADGSRFTDNPGYETYSFVDETANRDPRLSQTIRTPGYKRLDGTNTLVPDLLTSSTGYQPIKFVMETKYDGPNSESENDLPIFRTAEVYLNYAEAKAELGTLTQSDLDRTIGQIRARVGMPPLDMVDANADPDPYLLDPKTGYPHVRGQNQGVILEIRRERTIELIMEGFRYDDMMRWKEGKTFETDYHGVYIPELGPYDFDGDGSPDVHFYKGATPSIPSGVLARKVDEEIFLSEGDYGYISPYKNMTAKWNEERDYLYPIPIDERILTGGVLTQNPGWDDGLEF from the coding sequence ATGAAAACAATATTAAGAAACAGACTATTTTTCTCACTTGTATTAATATTTAGTGCAATTTCTTGCAATGACTCTTTGGACGTAATGCCTAAGGATAGGATGATTCCGGAGAATTTTTTCAGAAATGAGAGTGAGCTGCAAATGTTTAGTAACAAGTTTTACACCCAATTGCCGGGAGAAAGCGCTATAATAAGAGAGGGTGTAGATCATATTGCTAAAAACGATATGAGCGATGAGCTCAAAGGAACGAGGATTATACCCGGTTCAGGAAGCGGGTGGTCTTGGTCTCAACTACGCGACATCAATACTCTTTTAGAGTATTCAGTAAATTGTCCTGATCGTGAAGTAAGAAATAGATATGATGCTGTTGCTCGCTTCTTCAGAGCATATTTCTATTTCGAGAAAGTAAAACGCTTTGGCGATGTACCCTGGTATGACAAACAGTTAGCATCTAATGATCCGGATTTAGTGAAGCCACGCGATTCACGTGAATTTATTATGTCGAAAGTGATGGAAGACCTGGATTTTGCCATTCAATATCTTCCTGCCGGTAAAGAGCTATATAAGGTTACAAAATGGACTGCATTGGCATTGAAATCGAGAGCCGCTCTTTTTGAAGGTACATTCAGAAAGTATCATAACTTAACGGTGGATGGTGTAGGTTATGAGTATTATCTTGAACAGGCAGCAAAAGCAAGTGAAGATTTTATTAACCAGAGTGGTTATACTCTTTACAAAGGAACAAGTACAACAACTGCATACAGGGACCTTTTTGCATCATATGATGCACGTGGCGAAGAGATTATTCTTGCACGCAATTATAACAAATCGTTAGGTCAGTCTCATAACGCTAATTTTTATACATTAGGTGTTACTTATGGCAGACCCGGTCTTACAAAACGAATGGTTAATAGTTATTTAATGGCAGACGGAAGTCGTTTTACAGACAATCCCGGCTATGAGACATATAGTTTTGTTGATGAAACAGCAAACAGAGATCCTCGCCTTTCTCAAACAATTAGAACTCCAGGGTATAAACGCTTAGATGGAACTAACACTCTTGTTCCTGATTTATTGACAAGTTCTACCGGTTACCAGCCAATTAAATTTGTGATGGAAACCAAATACGACGGTCCAAACTCTGAGAGTGAAAACGATTTACCTATTTTTCGCACAGCAGAAGTATACCTGAACTATGCTGAAGCAAAAGCAGAGTTAGGAACACTAACACAGAGCGACTTGGATAGGACTATTGGCCAGATAAGAGCACGTGTGGGAATGCCTCCGCTTGATATGGTAGATGCAAATGCAGATCCTGATCCATATTTGTTAGACCCAAAAACTGGTTATCCACATGTTCGAGGTCAGAATCAGGGAGTTATTTTGGAAATCAGAAGAGAAAGAACCATTGAGCTTATTATGGAAGGTTTCCGCTATGACGATATGATGAGATGGAAAGAGGGAAAAACTTTTGAGACTGATTATCATGGTGTATATATCCCGGAACTTGGTCCTTACGATTTTGATGGAGATGGTAGTCCCGATGTTCATTTTTATAAAGGTGCCACGCCATCTATCCCTTCAGGTGTACTCGCTCGTAAAGTGGATGAGGAAATATTTCTTTCTGAAGGTGATTACGGATATATCTCACCTTATAAAAACATGACTGCAAAATGGAATGAAGAGAGAGACTATTTATATCCTATACCAATTGATGAGAGAATTCTAACTGGTGGTGTTCTTACACAGAACCCCGGATGGGACGATGGATTAGAGTTTTAG
- a CDS encoding endonuclease/exonuclease/phosphatase family protein, producing MKRMKFYFLLALSILFSFSACGKDNNELDFEIPPHKTKYEKEEGAIRIMAYNVLRFVHDKNDQYNYQTIANMVNEKDVDAVCVNELDSFTMRSNRDYQLEKFAKALGDWDFKFGTAMPYSGGSYGEGVATREKAVRKFTVGLPKGVGAEPRVLVVMEMEDFVIATTHLDHVSSEAQIDQVKVINEAIEKEYKFSDKPVFLAGDLNAYPDSETIAYLKEDWTLLSSTQPTFPSHSPNRCIDYVFQYNNGVKCEVLHTEVIRFLKSGNPATASDHLPVIVDVKILGRD from the coding sequence ATGAAAAGAATGAAGTTCTATTTTCTGTTAGCGCTGTCGATACTTTTTAGCTTTAGCGCATGTGGTAAAGATAATAATGAGTTAGATTTTGAGATTCCGCCACATAAAACAAAATACGAGAAAGAGGAAGGAGCCATTAGAATTATGGCATATAATGTCCTAAGATTTGTTCATGACAAAAACGATCAATATAATTACCAAACTATTGCAAACATGGTTAATGAAAAAGATGTGGATGCGGTTTGTGTTAATGAATTAGATAGTTTTACCATGAGATCAAACAGAGACTATCAATTGGAAAAGTTTGCTAAGGCTTTGGGTGATTGGGATTTTAAGTTTGGTACTGCCATGCCTTATTCAGGTGGATCTTACGGTGAAGGTGTTGCTACCAGGGAAAAGGCTGTTAGGAAATTTACTGTGGGGCTTCCAAAAGGTGTTGGAGCAGAGCCCAGAGTTTTGGTAGTAATGGAAATGGAAGATTTTGTTATCGCCACAACTCATTTAGACCATGTTAGTTCTGAGGCTCAAATTGATCAGGTAAAGGTAATAAATGAAGCTATTGAGAAGGAATACAAGTTTTCAGATAAGCCTGTATTCTTAGCAGGCGACCTCAACGCTTATCCTGATAGTGAAACAATTGCCTATTTAAAAGAAGACTGGACCTTGCTTTCAAGCACTCAGCCTACTTTTCCTTCACATAGTCCAAACAGATGCATTGATTACGTTTTTCAATATAATAACGGTGTAAAGTGCGAAGTTTTACATACAGAGGTGATAAGATTCTTAAAATCAGGAAACCCGGCTACTGCTTCGGATCACCTGCCTGTTATTGTGGATGTGAAAATTTTAGGAAGAGATTAA
- a CDS encoding DUF1735 domain-containing protein: MNKYKIFNFILGVVLIGTIFSCSEEKSIYETGPKVISMVEKDDSNEIEIVVDPARQNKVELQAEVDQISAYGIVVGVEPNSTLVDEYNEKQQTNYLALPPSSYNIDVAEFIFPKYTNLSSHVNISFTSGDMQNGVKYLLPIQMTVVSGDENASINTNKDVIYLIVSKLPPPKLIHLKDVELTTEIGPGKKNWFAAYATNSEGGHTFTVEEAAEQSHMMDFALVRHGSNIKLHPSIIGWQHGGDYQRYIWPYTIGFEKLTMITNMNRLYPTSMFEEIQTTEDIVEKIVELTATGYNFPVADRMTSHNLQSQITGDSRVLIQGWGPRIGQNNHYSFLLIKEVTPTTDGNYKVVFDIKFTEVDARTEAASTSGQNVVIDNPGYDPSNEIVEYKGVELTTEIGPGKKNWFSAYASPDMVAFTQEEARSKSNMMDFAPVVHSVDEVRLYSAIIGYSHPDYKERVAPYVNGFQRLTYTMLGGRRPGNADETLPEHYDSVTDVSSMNQLVKNYWNTYSYPSANRMNTDKLIKDYVGIMAWGHTIGINNKFGVFIVRDIQPTTNGNYKVVLDIKVPKSNARISNNGSMVTNPDF, encoded by the coding sequence ATGAACAAATATAAAATATTTAATTTCATTCTTGGTGTCGTTCTGATTGGAACAATCTTCAGTTGTAGCGAAGAGAAGAGTATCTATGAGACGGGACCTAAGGTGATTTCGATGGTTGAAAAGGATGATAGCAACGAAATTGAAATTGTTGTTGATCCCGCAAGACAGAATAAAGTTGAGCTACAGGCTGAGGTTGACCAAATTAGTGCATACGGTATTGTTGTTGGTGTAGAACCCAACAGTACTTTAGTTGATGAGTACAACGAAAAGCAGCAAACTAATTATTTGGCATTACCGCCAAGCTCCTATAATATTGATGTAGCAGAGTTTATATTTCCAAAATATACTAATCTGTCTTCTCACGTAAATATTTCTTTCACCTCTGGTGATATGCAAAATGGAGTGAAATATTTGTTACCAATACAGATGACTGTGGTAAGTGGTGATGAGAATGCATCTATAAATACAAATAAAGATGTAATCTATCTGATTGTATCCAAATTACCACCTCCTAAATTAATCCATTTAAAAGATGTTGAATTGACAACAGAGATTGGACCAGGCAAAAAGAATTGGTTCGCTGCTTATGCTACAAACAGTGAGGGTGGTCACACTTTTACAGTTGAAGAAGCAGCAGAACAATCTCATATGATGGATTTTGCTTTGGTAAGACATGGTTCAAATATTAAACTTCACCCATCGATTATAGGATGGCAACATGGAGGTGATTATCAAAGATATATCTGGCCATACACTATTGGGTTTGAAAAACTCACTATGATCACAAACATGAATAGGTTGTATCCCACATCAATGTTTGAAGAGATTCAGACTACTGAAGATATTGTAGAAAAAATAGTAGAGTTGACAGCTACCGGTTATAATTTCCCTGTAGCAGATAGGATGACAAGCCATAATTTGCAATCTCAGATTACAGGGGATAGCCGTGTACTAATACAAGGTTGGGGTCCAAGAATTGGTCAGAATAATCACTATTCATTTTTACTTATTAAAGAAGTTACTCCAACAACAGATGGAAATTACAAAGTTGTATTTGATATAAAATTCACCGAGGTTGATGCAAGAACCGAAGCGGCAAGTACAAGTGGACAGAATGTGGTGATTGACAATCCCGGATATGATCCATCAAACGAAATTGTAGAATATAAAGGTGTTGAACTTACAACAGAAATTGGTCCTGGTAAGAAAAACTGGTTCTCGGCATATGCAAGTCCTGATATGGTTGCATTTACTCAGGAAGAGGCAAGAAGCAAATCTAATATGATGGATTTTGCACCTGTAGTTCATTCAGTGGACGAGGTGAGACTTTATTCTGCAATTATAGGTTACAGCCATCCCGATTACAAAGAACGCGTAGCACCTTACGTAAATGGTTTCCAAAGACTGACATATACTATGTTAGGAGGTCGCAGACCAGGTAATGCAGATGAAACTTTACCGGAACACTACGATAGCGTAACAGACGTAAGCTCTATGAATCAGTTGGTTAAGAATTACTGGAATACATACTCTTATCCATCTGCGAACAGAATGAATACCGATAAATTGATAAAAGATTATGTTGGTATTATGGCTTGGGGACATACTATAGGAATTAATAACAAGTTTGGTGTATTCATAGTAAGAGATATTCAACCAACTACTAATGGTAATTATAAGGTAGTGTTGGATATTAAAGTTCCAAAATCCAATGCAAGAATTTCTAATAATGGAAGTATGGTAACTAATCCGGATTTTTAA
- a CDS encoding helix-turn-helix domain-containing protein, translating to MIYFTKQLVNRLNGSLEVQYSSEGDVIYSMKLPLEKEIKVNQNEYIRIHRPVINEIAEESVSEMKIDTEFLDRITTIIYREILNTENLIEVISSELCLSSSQLNRRIKLMTGMTTSNFILKTRLNRARKQLSVTQKQIGEVAMDCGFNDFAYFSRSFKKEFGMTPSSFQRLNNSLN from the coding sequence ATGATCTATTTCACTAAGCAGTTAGTTAACAGGTTAAATGGGAGTCTTGAAGTTCAATACTCATCTGAAGGCGACGTTATTTATAGTATGAAACTGCCTCTGGAAAAAGAGATTAAGGTTAATCAGAATGAATATATAAGAATACACCGACCGGTAATAAATGAAATTGCTGAAGAGAGTGTATCTGAAATGAAAATTGATACAGAGTTTCTTGATCGAATTACCACAATTATATATAGAGAGATCTTAAATACCGAAAACCTGATAGAGGTTATCTCTTCGGAACTGTGCCTGAGCTCATCACAGCTTAACAGAAGGATAAAACTGATGACAGGTATGACTACTTCTAATTTTATCCTTAAAACGAGACTGAACAGGGCAAGAAAGCAGTTGTCGGTTACTCAGAAACAGATAGGCGAAGTGGCCATGGATTGCGGTTTCAACGATTTTGCTTATTTCTCCCGCTCCTTTAAAAAGGAGTTCGGAATGACCCCCTCTTCGTTTCAGCGCTTAAATAATTCTTTGAATTAA
- a CDS encoding helix-turn-helix domain-containing protein encodes MKNAQLSFLIKSKRSIIYVLFLLLILLGHHYFMQIPMDLFRYIRQSTMSMICVICFYGAFMLLLQKKWVRADMLFIFLMIMVGLTNLLSLIRGFTIGYAAVFEYNFMSAPMLLYGIIYAYFFILYPLEAFRPGWLTIKRAALLFTPALFILILYLFETRVFNITTPTFKDLSTFLLESSRSYIFLIILILAYPIFGIAVMLKYRKGYIEWCENNFASMENIDIKWLSDYIYANLMITISCLIVVFGNDVRTGLMHNIIFLVFFLYGFYRVLFWKSPYPENHFKDGMNEKTVQITQENDTIINKSFTDRLPGYKAKLVQWMETEKPYLRKEFKLSDALKILPLNRSYLSRLFNEGYGESFYQFVMRYRIEESKRLLLSRPDLNITNIAELSGFSSLSVFGRAFTQKMNCSPIQWREKNMNQSIGNIEKKAEKESAKLEKQLEVVVEK; translated from the coding sequence ATGAAAAACGCCCAATTAAGTTTCCTAATAAAATCTAAGAGGTCAATCATCTATGTACTTTTTTTGTTATTAATTCTATTGGGACATCACTACTTCATGCAGATTCCAATGGACCTGTTCAGGTATATCCGTCAGTCAACAATGTCGATGATATGCGTGATATGTTTCTACGGAGCATTCATGCTACTGTTACAAAAAAAATGGGTACGGGCAGATATGCTATTTATATTTCTGATGATAATGGTCGGGCTTACTAATTTATTATCACTTATCAGAGGGTTCACCATCGGATATGCAGCAGTTTTTGAATACAATTTCATGTCGGCACCCATGCTCCTTTACGGCATTATCTACGCATACTTTTTCATTTTATACCCACTCGAAGCCTTCCGTCCCGGCTGGCTTACAATAAAGCGAGCAGCCCTGCTTTTCACTCCGGCACTCTTCATCCTCATATTATATTTATTTGAGACCAGGGTGTTTAATATCACAACACCCACTTTCAAAGATTTGTCCACATTCCTGCTTGAGTCCAGCAGATCCTATATCTTCCTGATTATACTGATCCTTGCCTACCCCATTTTCGGGATAGCAGTCATGCTCAAGTACCGTAAGGGCTATATAGAATGGTGCGAGAACAATTTTGCATCAATGGAAAATATCGATATCAAGTGGCTTAGTGATTATATCTACGCCAATTTAATGATCACAATCTCCTGTCTGATAGTAGTTTTCGGCAACGATGTAAGAACCGGCCTCATGCACAACATCATATTCCTGGTCTTTTTCCTATATGGATTCTACCGGGTACTGTTCTGGAAAAGTCCCTACCCCGAAAACCACTTCAAAGATGGAATGAATGAGAAGACAGTTCAGATTACACAGGAAAATGATACCATTATTAATAAGTCGTTTACCGACCGACTCCCCGGCTACAAAGCAAAACTCGTGCAGTGGATGGAAACAGAGAAGCCCTATTTGCGCAAGGAGTTTAAGCTGAGCGATGCACTCAAAATACTTCCCCTCAATCGCAGTTATCTGTCACGTCTCTTCAACGAGGGCTATGGCGAAAGCTTCTATCAGTTTGTTATGCGTTACAGAATTGAGGAGAGTAAGCGACTGCTCCTTTCGCGTCCCGATTTAAACATTACAAACATTGCAGAACTATCCGGATTCAGCTCATTATCAGTATTCGGAAGAGCATTCACTCAGAAGATGAATTGCAGTCCAATCCAGTGGAGAGAAAAAAACATGAATCAAAGTATTGGGAATATTGAGAAGAAAGCAGAGAAAGAATCGGCAAAATTAGAGAAGCAATTAGAGGTAGTCGTTGAGAAATAG